One Thalassophryne amazonica chromosome 10, fThaAma1.1, whole genome shotgun sequence genomic region harbors:
- the LOC117519418 gene encoding phospholipid phosphatase-related protein type 3-like, translating into MTSSSVFQVFRMMMMMMMTSTEKMKKKPVKDSMTLLPCFYFVELPIVASSMVSLYFLELTDFVQPAQVGFRCHDRDLSMPYVDGGDEFIPLLMLLSLAFAGPAASVRNEMSAFSQEKDEHLHWHTAVPH; encoded by the exons ATGACGAGTTCTTCTGTGTTCCAGGTGttcaggatgatgatgatgatgatgatgacctcCACTGAGAAAATGAAGAAGAAACCCGTGAAGGACAGCATGACCCTGCTGCCATGTTTTTACTTTGTGGAG CTGCCCATTGTGGCTTCTTCCATGGTGTCTCTCTACTTCCTGGAGCTGACAGACTTCGTACAGCCGGCTCAGGTCGGCTTTCGTTGCCATGACCGTGACCTCAGTATGCCCTACGTGGATGGAGGAGATGAGTTCATCCCCCTGCTGATGCTCCTGAGCCTCGCCTTTGCCGGACCTGCTGCCTCGGTAAGGAATGAAATGTCAGCATTCTCTCAGGAGAAGGATGAACACCTTCACTGGCACACAGCTGTCCCACACTGA